In a genomic window of Syntrophales bacterium:
- a CDS encoding DUF1284 domain-containing protein, translating to MTHPNERIEQPVRVLRLRPHHILCMRYLPPELLVRGGEFEEVSRDVRETLISSETAMIEVSRGLDDLCISCPDCGENGCVSSFGDEEKVGRWDFRVMGGLGLNYGDRMTAGEFRTLIRQKAPLDFCKNRCPWKSICTVFSQGA from the coding sequence ATGACGCACCCAAACGAACGGATTGAGCAGCCTGTTCGCGTGTTGAGGCTTCGACCTCATCACATCCTGTGCATGCGATATCTCCCACCGGAGCTTCTGGTACGGGGAGGCGAATTTGAAGAGGTCAGCAGAGACGTCAGGGAGACTTTGATTTCGAGCGAGACAGCCATGATCGAGGTATCCCGCGGCTTGGATGATCTCTGCATATCATGTCCGGACTGTGGAGAAAACGGCTGCGTCAGTTCCTTCGGCGATGAGGAAAAGGTAGGCCGTTGGGATTTCAGGGTTATGGGTGGTCTCGGCCTGAATTATGGTGACCGTATGACGGCAGGAGAATTCAGGACGCTCATCCGTCAAAAGGCGCCGCTCGATTTCTGCAAAAACAGGTGTCCGTGGAAATCGATCTGTACCGTATTCAGCCAAGGAGCGTGA